The Ignavibacteria bacterium DNA segment TTTCATTGTGGTCAATCCACCTATTAGCATTCCAAGTCCAGAACTATTCATGAATTTCACATCGGCTAAATTAACAACGACGTTCTTCTTTCCTTCCTCAAGTAAATTGTGGAGAGTTGTATTTAATTCTGCTGCTTCGGGTCCGCCCATTACGTTTCCCTTTAGTTCAAGAATTACTGCATTGTACGCTTCTGAATGTGTTATCTTCATTGTTCTTCCTTAACTTTGGTTCAATTTATTCATTGAACTGATAAATTTCAAGCAGGTTAAGATTTAAAACTGAATTTTCTTTTTTGATCTTGTAGTCCAATCGTGAACAAAAGCACTTGCCACATAAATTGACGAATAAGTACCTGTAATGATTCCAACAAAAAATGTGAACGCAAATCCTTTATTAACTTCTC contains these protein-coding regions:
- a CDS encoding STAS domain-containing protein, translating into MKITHSEAYNAVILELKGNVMGGPEAAELNTTLHNLLEEGKKNVVVNLADVKFMNSSGLGMLIGGLTTMKNGGGDLKLANATEKIQSLLIITKLITIFEHFESVDAAVESYKK